The following are encoded in a window of Flavobacterium psychrotrophum genomic DNA:
- a CDS encoding T9SS type A sorting domain-containing protein — MKKLLLTGAALMALSFGARAQFSCAEALELPIGITTVGTIAGDYYAEGCFATTSTTNPDAATAANWYKVTAPANGAFRINTNVQGNDPEGDTRVAVYSGTCDALTCWTTGDDKYFNIIYDDQGNPISYDPNNVLYADFEFPVVAGQTYYIAFDDAYVDTGFDVELTFNDPSCVDNSLHEDWTNLANWYFCWARPNPSTTVRNKWQLMTDYDFGGTDYNYDNTAAIFSAQGTANDDFLISSEKNLVGGTEYTLNVTYNGVNTQTQAGAVVEADESFEVYVFNIVNNSYTPVALIGEETGIAQSGTDLNVLKENATLGSYTFTPDADGEYFFGIHSTSQSGGALLVFEVNVDGAMGTVKNDVSNIAVFPNPTSNVVNVASAGALVNNVAVTDLNGRTVKSAKFDGVTNAQVNISDLASGVYMMTISSDKGTSTKKIVKN, encoded by the coding sequence ATGAAAAAACTTTTACTTACGGGTGCTGCTTTAATGGCACTTTCATTTGGGGCAAGAGCACAATTTAGCTGTGCTGAAGCTCTTGAACTACCTATAGGAATTACTACTGTAGGAACTATTGCTGGTGATTATTATGCAGAAGGATGCTTTGCAACTACAAGTACTACAAATCCTGATGCTGCAACTGCTGCAAACTGGTATAAAGTTACCGCTCCTGCTAATGGTGCTTTTAGGATTAATACAAACGTACAAGGAAATGATCCTGAAGGTGATACACGTGTAGCTGTATATTCTGGTACTTGTGATGCACTTACTTGCTGGACGACTGGTGATGACAAGTATTTTAATATAATTTATGATGATCAGGGAAACCCGATATCTTACGATCCAAATAATGTTCTTTATGCAGATTTTGAATTTCCTGTTGTAGCTGGTCAAACTTATTATATTGCTTTTGATGATGCATATGTAGATACAGGCTTTGATGTTGAATTAACATTCAACGATCCTTCTTGTGTTGATAACAGCCTTCACGAAGACTGGACAAACCTTGCAAACTGGTATTTCTGCTGGGCTAGGCCAAATCCATCTACAACTGTTAGAAACAAGTGGCAGCTAATGACAGACTACGATTTTGGTGGTACTGATTATAATTATGATAACACAGCTGCTATATTCTCAGCTCAGGGTACAGCAAATGATGATTTCCTTATTTCAAGCGAGAAAAATCTTGTAGGTGGTACTGAGTATACTTTAAATGTAACTTACAATGGTGTAAATACTCAAACTCAGGCTGGTGCTGTAGTTGAAGCTGATGAGAGTTTTGAAGTTTATGTGTTTAATATTGTAAATAACTCATATACTCCGGTAGCCTTAATAGGAGAAGAAACTGGTATTGCTCAATCAGGAACAGATCTTAATGTGCTTAAAGAAAACGCTACTTTGGGTTCATATACCTTTACTCCTGATGCTGATGGTGAGTACTTTTTTGGTATTCATTCAACAAGCCAGTCAGGTGGTGCTCTATTAGTATTTGAGGTTAATGTTGATGGTGCAATGGGTACTGTTAAGAATGATGTTTCTAACATTGCTGTATTCCCTAACCCTACATCAAATGTTGTAAATGTTGCAAGCGCTGGCGCACTTGTAAATAATGTAGCAGTTACAGATCTTAACGGGCGTACTGTTAAGTCTGCTAAATTTGATGGTGTAACTAATGCTCAGGTAAATATTTCAGATCTTGCTTCTGGTGTTTACATGATGACTATTTCATCTGATAAAGGTACTTCTACTAAAAAGATCGTTAAAAACTAA
- a CDS encoding T9SS type A sorting domain-containing protein, producing the protein MKKLLLTGAMLCVAYFSANAQSQTITSFEESETAAYIVGDDIGTYTTQWSTYSSANDDDVDAGVITISDAWASEGTQSLMFSPLNNQDDEANYAIGPLYDFSTLSGTAFELTFDTRTNVVSTTSSNLGYQLTNYDATANTQTTFAKVQFDYSGTILVWDSTEDQSEDNNYGYVEATGFSAATNYTVKVRFNVDQSLTYIVNGEEVYTFTPADTSVLNGSYYPVFYTDDYNSTWYVDNLTIALPTAGVVNPSLAQFAVYPNPASSVINVSNTDALVNNIALTDLNGRTVKTVKYSGASDAQVNIADLASGVYLLTISSDKGTTTKKVVKE; encoded by the coding sequence ATGAAAAAATTATTACTTACAGGCGCCATGCTATGTGTAGCCTATTTTAGTGCAAATGCCCAATCGCAAACTATTACCTCTTTTGAAGAATCTGAAACAGCTGCTTACATAGTGGGTGATGATATTGGTACTTACACCACACAGTGGAGTACTTACAGCTCTGCTAACGATGATGATGTAGATGCGGGAGTTATTACAATATCTGATGCCTGGGCTTCAGAAGGTACGCAATCGCTCATGTTCTCGCCGTTAAATAACCAGGATGACGAGGCAAATTATGCCATTGGCCCGCTTTATGATTTTTCTACACTTTCCGGTACTGCGTTTGAGCTTACATTTGATACCCGTACAAATGTTGTTAGTACTACAAGCAGTAACCTTGGTTACCAGCTTACAAACTATGATGCTACAGCAAATACCCAGACTACCTTTGCTAAGGTTCAGTTTGATTACTCTGGTACAATCCTGGTTTGGGATTCTACTGAAGACCAGTCTGAAGATAATAACTACGGATATGTAGAAGCTACAGGTTTTTCGGCAGCAACAAACTATACCGTTAAAGTTCGTTTTAACGTAGATCAATCGCTTACTTACATTGTAAACGGCGAAGAGGTTTATACATTTACCCCGGCAGATACAAGTGTACTTAACGGATCTTACTACCCGGTATTCTATACAGACGATTATAATAGTACATGGTATGTAGACAACCTTACAATAGCATTGCCTACAGCTGGTGTAGTTAACCCTTCATTAGCACAGTTTGCGGTTTATCCTAACCCGGCATCTAGTGTAATAAATGTATCTAATACAGATGCCCTTGTAAATAATATAGCACTTACCGATCTTAATGGTCGCACTGTTAAAACTGTAAAATATAGCGGTGCTTCTGACGCACAGGTTAATATTGCAGACCTTGCTTCGGGAGTATATCTTCTAACTATCAGTTCTGATAAAGGAACAACCACTAAAAAGGTTGTGAAAGAATAG
- a CDS encoding C40 family peptidase, whose protein sequence is MQKITYILIALSLMVVSCNKDTSHKTGLAYSATISTANNTLVKQELTYREKVIAYAKKYLGIPYKYATASPAVGFDCSGFVNYVYKNFGINLPRSSSGFKNLGAAKKASDFKVGDILVFYGYKDSASVGHLGIVCEANGMKSRFIHASSGKEMAVTISDLGSAMYTRRFYKCIDPFLL, encoded by the coding sequence ATGCAAAAAATAACATACATACTTATAGCTCTTAGTCTTATGGTTGTGTCCTGCAATAAAGACACATCGCACAAAACAGGTCTTGCTTACAGTGCAACCATATCAACGGCTAATAATACGTTGGTTAAGCAAGAACTTACCTACCGCGAAAAGGTAATTGCTTATGCAAAAAAGTATCTGGGCATACCTTATAAATATGCCACGGCAAGCCCTGCTGTAGGGTTTGACTGTTCTGGTTTTGTAAACTACGTGTATAAAAATTTCGGTATAAATTTGCCACGCAGCTCGTCAGGGTTTAAAAACCTTGGGGCGGCTAAAAAGGCTTCCGATTTTAAAGTAGGCGATATACTTGTTTTTTATGGTTATAAAGACAGTGCATCTGTAGGGCATTTGGGTATTGTATGCGAGGCTAACGGTATGAAAAGTCGTTTTATACATGCTTCTTCCGGTAAAGAAATGGCCGTTACCATTAGCGACTTGGGCAGCGCCATGTATACCCGCCGCTTCTATAAATGTATCGATCCATTTTTGTTATAA
- a CDS encoding OmpA family protein produces MKQLFFIGLFTMFAFGANAQEQFSVYFDTNKHELDAKELASLKAWALANKTSKIVGINGYTDEDGSVGLNDSLGQRRVDFVFGVIRGKVSIRSDFSTRNFGKLHKHEAVKAKNRKATIYYLLEKDIPRENEILGIKDEPKTVKKEDIVYATKIKVRNPDGKDEEMTLDLAFMKKLGTAKVGDKVKIPNLNYYRNTFALVKESRPNIYSLLEVMKMNPGLKIKLQGHICCSPTDRNKLSYDRAKSVMMFLTQNGIEKSRVNFEGLGTTQPIYAIPENNDQEREANRRVEVLVMAND; encoded by the coding sequence ATGAAGCAGTTATTTTTTATTGGACTTTTTACCATGTTTGCTTTTGGAGCAAATGCGCAGGAGCAGTTCTCAGTATATTTTGATACTAATAAGCATGAGCTTGATGCTAAAGAGCTTGCCAGCCTTAAGGCTTGGGCACTGGCAAATAAAACATCTAAAATTGTAGGTATAAACGGTTATACCGATGAAGATGGCTCTGTAGGCCTTAACGACTCGTTGGGCCAGCGCAGGGTAGACTTTGTTTTTGGTGTAATCCGTGGAAAGGTTAGTATACGGTCTGATTTTTCTACCCGAAATTTTGGAAAACTCCATAAGCACGAAGCTGTAAAAGCCAAAAACCGTAAGGCTACGATATACTATCTTTTAGAAAAAGACATTCCGCGCGAAAATGAGATACTGGGTATTAAAGATGAGCCTAAAACGGTAAAGAAAGAAGATATTGTTTATGCTACAAAGATAAAGGTGCGTAACCCTGATGGTAAAGACGAAGAAATGACGCTGGATCTCGCTTTTATGAAAAAACTGGGCACCGCTAAGGTGGGCGATAAAGTAAAAATACCTAACCTTAATTATTACAGAAATACTTTTGCTCTCGTAAAAGAATCACGGCCTAATATCTACTCGCTGCTTGAGGTAATGAAAATGAACCCGGGTTTAAAAATAAAGCTCCAGGGGCATATTTGCTGTAGCCCTACCGATCGTAATAAGCTTTCTTATGACAGGGCTAAAAGCGTAATGATGTTTCTTACACAAAACGGTATCGAAAAAAGCCGTGTAAATTTTGAGGGGCTTGGCACCACACAACCCATCTATGCCATACCTGAAAATAATGACCAGGAACGTGAAGCAAACCGCAGGGTAGAGGTGCTAGTAATGGCTAATGACTAG
- a CDS encoding VOC family protein: protein MVQRDGFQIHFAKADNINLNETLRKGTTDFILWIPEIDTFYNELKSKGADIITEIIQRPYGSREFVVRDCNGYTILIGD from the coding sequence ATGGTGCAACGGGACGGTTTCCAGATACATTTTGCAAAGGCAGATAACATTAACCTGAATGAAACCCTGAGAAAAGGAACTACTGACTTTATACTATGGATACCGGAAATCGATACTTTTTACAATGAACTAAAAAGCAAAGGCGCTGATATAATTACAGAAATTATACAGCGCCCTTATGGCAGCCGCGAATTTGTAGTTCGCGACTGCAACGGTTATACTATTTTAATAGGCGATTAG
- a CDS encoding AraC family transcriptional regulator: MKPVNVLNIAQFKHDDQHEDFHANRLENHLETRHKDIAEPHSHNFYLAILFTHGTGTHEIDFSVFDVKPGALFFLKPGQTHHWHLSPDTKGYIFFHTREFYELYYTHNELARYPFFYSMHTSPCIYLTLDAKKELAATFKEIYREYLNGPNLFKQALHAHITLLYVKATRLYDTLITSEANTENTYYLKFREFEDVLEKEFRNQKLPGYYADKLAVTLRHLNRITQAVVGKTATDVILERVLLEAKKELVLHRGNFKSIAGLLGYEDYGYFSKQFKIKTGGTPSQFVKRYIKQ, translated from the coding sequence ATGAAGCCGGTAAACGTACTCAATATAGCCCAGTTTAAACACGATGATCAGCATGAAGATTTTCATGCCAACAGGCTCGAAAACCATCTGGAAACGAGGCATAAAGACATAGCAGAACCTCACAGCCATAACTTTTACCTGGCAATACTTTTTACCCATGGTACCGGCACGCACGAAATAGACTTTTCGGTATTTGATGTAAAACCGGGAGCATTGTTTTTCTTAAAACCCGGACAAACGCACCACTGGCATCTTTCGCCCGACACTAAGGGATACATCTTTTTTCATACACGAGAATTTTATGAGTTGTACTATACTCATAATGAGTTAGCTCGCTATCCATTTTTTTACAGCATGCACACCAGCCCCTGTATATATCTTACACTTGATGCAAAAAAAGAGCTGGCCGCTACTTTTAAAGAAATATACCGCGAGTACCTTAATGGGCCCAACCTGTTTAAACAGGCACTGCACGCACACATAACACTATTATATGTAAAGGCTACACGCTTATATGACACGCTAATTACGAGTGAAGCTAATACCGAAAACACGTACTACTTAAAATTCAGGGAATTTGAAGATGTATTGGAAAAAGAATTTCGCAACCAGAAATTACCCGGCTATTATGCCGATAAACTTGCCGTAACCCTGCGCCACCTAAATAGGATAACACAGGCTGTAGTGGGCAAAACCGCCACCGATGTAATACTGGAACGCGTACTGCTCGAAGCCAAAAAGGAACTGGTACTGCACCGTGGTAATTTTAAAAGCATTGCAGGCCTGCTGGGATATGAAGACTACGGGTACTTTTCTAAACAGTTTAAAATAAAAACCGGCGGCACACCCAGCCAGTTTGTAAAACGATATATAAAACAATAA
- a CDS encoding DUF983 domain-containing protein, with the protein MSQIVNILEEKCPKCAEGKVFATKGNIFLLRMPKMNEKCSCCGHKFEKETGYFFGSMYVSYAMAVAEMVGAFLIMQFFVKGFAPMITIIAILAVLLSTFNFRISRMLWIYMFDGPGRTL; encoded by the coding sequence ATGTCTCAAATAGTTAATATCCTCGAAGAAAAGTGCCCTAAATGTGCAGAAGGCAAAGTGTTTGCTACGAAGGGTAATATATTTTTATTGCGTATGCCAAAGATGAATGAAAAATGCAGCTGCTGTGGACATAAGTTTGAAAAAGAGACAGGCTACTTTTTTGGCTCTATGTATGTAAGTTATGCAATGGCCGTAGCTGAGATGGTTGGGGCTTTTTTAATAATGCAGTTTTTTGTAAAAGGTTTTGCCCCCATGATTACTATTATAGCAATACTGGCAGTGCTGCTAAGCACCTTTAATTTCAGGATTTCGCGCATGTTATGGATCTATATGTTTGATGGCCCCGGCCGAACACTGTAA
- the recN gene encoding DNA repair protein RecN, giving the protein MLQTLQIKNFALIEQLHIDFTGSFSIITGETGAGKSILLGALGLVLGNRADLGSLKDKEQKCVIEAHFKIADYNLQEFFTANDLDYEDVTILRREILPSGKSRAFINDSPANLTEVQELGHYLIDIHSQQQTRELSDELYQMQILDAVAGNNATLDTFKKQLSVFKQAQSALKKLEDQKANLGKEQDYNTYLLNELLGAKLKAGEQAELESEQEKLSNVEFIKESIAKALAVANEEQIGAVQNLKEIKNALQKISGISEEYAAFYERVNSLLIELDDVTDGISEHYEQLVNDPEALEQVNQKLQLIYNLQKKHNVTTVEELITIQNELESNVVLAEGLDEAIEKQHQNVAKAKKEVDATAVILNKARQKAIPVLTEKITAILAQVGMPNARFKFEVIAGDTYYNNGKDAINLLFSANKGTNFGLLKKVASGGEMSRIMLAIKSVLANYSKLPSIIFDEIDTGVSGEVAIKMGDIMKGMSSEMQVFAITHLPQIAAKGDQHYKVYKSTSGNTTVSELKLLTHDERVREIAEMLSGKDVSDSALTHAKALLG; this is encoded by the coding sequence ATGCTTCAAACACTCCAAATAAAAAACTTTGCTCTTATAGAGCAGCTTCATATAGATTTTACCGGCAGTTTTTCTATCATCACAGGAGAGACCGGCGCAGGTAAATCCATCCTTTTAGGTGCCCTTGGCCTTGTATTGGGTAATCGTGCCGACCTGGGATCACTTAAAGATAAAGAACAAAAATGTGTAATCGAAGCACATTTTAAGATTGCTGATTATAACCTTCAGGAGTTTTTTACGGCAAACGACCTCGATTATGAAGATGTTACCATACTGCGCCGCGAGATATTGCCAAGCGGTAAGAGCCGCGCCTTTATAAACGACAGTCCTGCAAATCTTACCGAGGTGCAGGAGCTTGGCCATTACCTTATAGACATACACAGCCAGCAGCAAACCCGCGAACTTAGCGATGAGTTGTACCAGATGCAGATACTCGACGCAGTTGCAGGAAACAACGCTACGCTTGATACCTTTAAAAAACAACTTTCGGTATTTAAACAGGCGCAGAGTGCCCTTAAAAAACTGGAAGACCAAAAAGCCAATTTGGGTAAAGAGCAGGATTATAATACTTACTTGCTTAATGAGTTGCTTGGTGCAAAACTTAAAGCAGGCGAACAGGCTGAGCTTGAAAGCGAACAGGAAAAGTTAAGCAATGTAGAATTTATAAAAGAGAGTATTGCAAAGGCATTGGCTGTAGCCAATGAAGAGCAGATAGGTGCCGTTCAAAACCTTAAAGAGATAAAAAATGCCCTGCAAAAGATAAGTGGAATCTCTGAAGAATATGCCGCCTTTTATGAAAGGGTAAACAGCCTGCTTATAGAATTAGATGATGTTACAGACGGGATTTCTGAACATTACGAGCAACTGGTAAACGATCCTGAGGCGCTGGAGCAGGTTAACCAAAAACTACAGCTTATTTATAACCTCCAGAAGAAACATAATGTAACAACGGTTGAAGAACTGATTACGATACAAAACGAACTGGAAAGTAATGTTGTTCTTGCCGAAGGACTTGATGAGGCCATAGAAAAGCAGCATCAAAATGTAGCTAAGGCAAAAAAAGAGGTTGATGCAACTGCTGTTATCCTTAACAAGGCAAGACAGAAAGCAATACCGGTACTTACAGAAAAAATTACCGCCATACTTGCCCAGGTGGGTATGCCAAATGCACGTTTTAAATTTGAGGTAATTGCGGGCGATACTTACTACAATAATGGTAAGGATGCAATTAATTTACTGTTTTCGGCTAACAAGGGTACTAACTTTGGGTTGCTTAAAAAGGTAGCATCAGGAGGGGAGATGTCGCGCATTATGCTGGCAATAAAATCGGTACTGGCAAATTACTCAAAACTGCCATCTATAATATTTGACGAAATAGATACCGGTGTGTCTGGTGAGGTTGCCATAAAAATGGGCGATATCATGAAGGGCATGAGTAGCGAAATGCAGGTATTTGCCATTACCCACTTGCCACAGATAGCTGCTAAAGGCGATCAGCACTATAAAGTATATAAGTCTACATCGGGCAATACCACGGTAAGCGAACTCAAGCTGCTTACCCACGACGAGCGCGTGCGAGAAATAGCCGAAATGCTAAGCGGTAAAGATGTAAGCGACTCTGCACTTACACATGCAAAAGCATTATTAGGGTAG